The following are from one region of the Panulirus ornatus isolate Po-2019 chromosome 48, ASM3632096v1, whole genome shotgun sequence genome:
- the LOC139763906 gene encoding uncharacterized protein, with the protein MACQVDEAAWDQEVVRKYLQGASTVVLPPRVDLQQFTKASSGFFIKFPIDSARVQTHVAKKKDVQRLTDHINSARPVLHHRCLPLFASFIHYKKMHGTPVEKAIYENMDLLGLVDRLLRMRPVSFLGRWDQYLLRDGSKGKGGFEKIGTNLEKPPLLLKDYLSYDEMKLSSLLCVSSWSFFINDGRRKNMGVPGNAGSFQEEGVIMGMVGTRLKKVGYVEWQDCIVTKNQNTREHGYGKIGSTPRLQHLWGCLWESALPEWKDVSPEDENIFQINKQNYFNISIYKARMQLSAEILLAEAKSRAISANLMAYIHVVGLGLGVWRACHEQDAWFVDAWGDALKAADTTHVAHVDFSWIGATKCLGVGEGEVFPGTGVTLHFSKRSLHDPVPPGTLLVVTYAWNGNCLPGNEYWLGKLDRTGDGAAASSSGVAELHNVHINANVCGANLHVAGPWGVMHIGEYVSRVLREEPSRAKGKKRLKK; encoded by the exons ATGGCTTGCCAGGTTGATGAGGCAGCTTGGGATCAAGAGGTAGTGAGGAAGTACCTCCAGGGAGCCTCGACCGTGGTATTACCTCCAAGGGTCGACCTGCAACAGTTCACGAAGGCCAGCAGCGGGTTCTTCATCAAGTTCCCCATCGACTCCGCCAGAGTCCAGACACACGTTGCG AAAAAGAAGGATGTCCAGAGGCTGACAGATCACATCAACTCGGCTCGTCCCGTCCTCCACCACCGTTGCCTTCCACTTTTCGCGTCCTTCATCCACTACAAGAAGATGCACGGCACGCCTGTTGAGAA AGCCATATATGAGAACATGGACCTGTTAGGTCTGGTAGACAGGCTGCTGCGAATGAGACCCGTATCATTCTTGGGGCGATGGGACCAGTACCTCCTGCGTGACGGGTCAAAGGGTAAAGGAGGATTTGAGAAGATTGGCACAAATTTGGAGAAGCCACCTCTCCTCCTCAAGGACTACCTCAGCTATGATGAGATGAagctctcttccctcctctgtgTGTCTTCATGGTCCTTCTTCATCAACGATGGAAGGCGCAAGAACATGGGAGTGCCAGGGAATGCTGGCAGTTTCCAGGAGGAGGGAGTTATCATGGGGATGGTAGGCACCAGATTAAAGAAGGTGGGCTACGTGGAATGGCAAGACTGCATTGTGACCAAGAATCAGAACACTCGAGAACACGGCTACGGGAAGATCGGAAGCACACCTCGGCTGCAGCACTTATGGGGCTGCCTGTGGGAGTCTGCGCTGCCGGAGTGGAAGGACGTTTCCCCTGAAGACGAAAACATCTTCCAGATCAACAAGCAGAATTACTTCAACATCTCCATCTACAAGGCTCGCATGCAGCTCTCCGCAGAGATCCTCTTGGCCGAGGCCAAATCACGGGCCATATCGGCAAACCTGATGGCCTACATCCACGTGGTTGGTCTCGGTCTGGGAGTGTGGCGCGCCTGCCACGAACAGGACGCATGGTTTGTGGATGCCTGGGGCGATGCCTTAAAGGCTGCTGATACGACCCATGTGGCTCACGTCGACTTCAGCTGGATTGGAGCCACCAAGTGCTTGGGCGTGGGCGAAGGAGAGGTGTTCCCCGGCACGGGTGTCACGCTTCACTTCTCCAAGCGGTCACTACACGACCCCGTGCCCCCCGGAACACTGCTTGTGGTCACCTACGCCTGGAACGGCAACTGCCTTCCCGGAAACGAGTACTGGCTGGGAAAGTTAGATAGAACAGGTGACGGTGCTGCAGCTTCCTCTTCGGGCGTGGCTGAGCTTCACAACGTCCACATCAACGCCAACGTGTGCGGTGCCAACCTGCACGTAGCGGGGCCCTGGGGAGTCATGCACATCGGCGAATACGTCAGTCGTGTCCTTAGGGAAGAGCCCTCCAGGGCTAAGGGCAAAAAGAGGCTCAAGAAGTAG
- the Mlc1 gene encoding myosin light chain 1 isoform X6: MDAFYIGDCLRALNLNPTLAVIEKVGGKEKKKEKMIKVDDFMPIFAQVKKDKDAGSFEDFMEVLKLYDKSENGTMMYAELEHILLSLGERLEKTELEPILKECCDPEDEDGFIPYEPFAKKITTLL, translated from the exons ATGGACGCCTTCTACATTGGTGACTGTCTTCGAGCCCTGAACCTCAACCCCACCCTGGCTGTCATAGAGAAGGTCGGAGgcaaggaaaagaagaaggagaagatgatCAAGGTGGACGACTTCATGCCCATCTTCGCCCAGGTCAAGAAAGACAAGGATGCCGGCTCCTTCGAAGACTTCATGGAGGTGCTCAAGCTGTACGACAAATCTGAGAACGGCACCATGATGTACGCTGAACTGGAACACATCCTCCTGTCCCTTG gTGAGCGTCTCGAAAAGACCGAATTGGAACCCATTCTGAAAGAATGCTGCGACCCTGAGGATGAGGACGGTTTCATCCCATACGAAC CTTTCGCCAAGAAGATTACCACTCTGCTCTAA
- the Mlc1 gene encoding myosin light chain 1 isoform X3, with protein sequence MAADLSARDVERVKFAFSIYDFEGNGTMDAFYIGDCLRALNLNPTLAVIEKVGGKEKKKEKMIKVDDFMPIFAQVKKDKDAGSFEDFMEVLKLYDKSENGTMMYAELEHILLSLGERLEKTELEPILKECCDPEDEDGFIPYEPFAKKITTLL encoded by the exons GGGTGAAATTCGCCTTCTCCATCTATGACTTCGAAGGCAATGGCACCATGGACGCCTTCTACATTGGTGACTGTCTTCGAGCCCTGAACCTCAACCCCACCCTGGCTGTCATAGAGAAGGTCGGAGgcaaggaaaagaagaaggagaagatgatCAAGGTGGACGACTTCATGCCCATCTTCGCCCAGGTCAAGAAAGACAAGGATGCCGGCTCCTTCGAAGACTTCATGGAGGTGCTCAAGCTGTACGACAAATCTGAGAACGGCACCATGATGTACGCTGAACTGGAACACATCCTCCTGTCCCTTG gTGAGCGTCTCGAAAAGACCGAATTGGAACCCATTCTGAAAGAATGCTGCGACCCTGAGGATGAGGACGGTTTCATCCCATACGAAC CTTTCGCCAAGAAGATTACCACTCTGCTCTAA
- the Mlc1 gene encoding myosin light chain 1 isoform X5, whose amino-acid sequence MDAFYIGDCLRALNLNPTLAVIEKVGGKEKKKEKMIKVDDFMPIFAQVKKDKDAGSFEDFMEVLKLYDKSENGTMMYAELEHILLSLGERLEKTELEPILKECCDPEDEDGFIPYEPFLKRVLAFKI is encoded by the exons ATGGACGCCTTCTACATTGGTGACTGTCTTCGAGCCCTGAACCTCAACCCCACCCTGGCTGTCATAGAGAAGGTCGGAGgcaaggaaaagaagaaggagaagatgatCAAGGTGGACGACTTCATGCCCATCTTCGCCCAGGTCAAGAAAGACAAGGATGCCGGCTCCTTCGAAGACTTCATGGAGGTGCTCAAGCTGTACGACAAATCTGAGAACGGCACCATGATGTACGCTGAACTGGAACACATCCTCCTGTCCCTTG gTGAGCGTCTCGAAAAGACCGAATTGGAACCCATTCTGAAAGAATGCTGCGACCCTGAGGATGAGGACGGTTTCATCCCATACGAAC CTTTCCTTAAGAGAGTTTTGGCCTTCAAAATCTAG
- the Mlc1 gene encoding myosin light chain 1 isoform X2 produces MAADLSARDVERVKFAFSIYDFEGNGTMDAFYIGDCLRALNLNPTLAVIEKVGGKEKKKEKMIKVDDFMPIFAQVKKDKDAGSFEDFMEVLKLYDKSENGTMMYAELEHILLSLGERLEKTELEPILKECCDPEDEDGFIPYEPFLKRVLAFKI; encoded by the exons GGGTGAAATTCGCCTTCTCCATCTATGACTTCGAAGGCAATGGCACCATGGACGCCTTCTACATTGGTGACTGTCTTCGAGCCCTGAACCTCAACCCCACCCTGGCTGTCATAGAGAAGGTCGGAGgcaaggaaaagaagaaggagaagatgatCAAGGTGGACGACTTCATGCCCATCTTCGCCCAGGTCAAGAAAGACAAGGATGCCGGCTCCTTCGAAGACTTCATGGAGGTGCTCAAGCTGTACGACAAATCTGAGAACGGCACCATGATGTACGCTGAACTGGAACACATCCTCCTGTCCCTTG gTGAGCGTCTCGAAAAGACCGAATTGGAACCCATTCTGAAAGAATGCTGCGACCCTGAGGATGAGGACGGTTTCATCCCATACGAAC CTTTCCTTAAGAGAGTTTTGGCCTTCAAAATCTAG
- the Mlc1 gene encoding myosin light chain 1 isoform X1, translating to MAADLSARDVERVKFAFSIYDFEGNGTMDAFYIGDCLRALNLNPTLAVIEKVGGKEKKKEKMIKVDDFMPIFAQVKKDKDAGSFEDFMEVLKLYDKSENGTMMYAELEHILLSLGERLEKTELEPILKECCDPEDEDGFIPYEPFLVKLCKDIK from the exons GGGTGAAATTCGCCTTCTCCATCTATGACTTCGAAGGCAATGGCACCATGGACGCCTTCTACATTGGTGACTGTCTTCGAGCCCTGAACCTCAACCCCACCCTGGCTGTCATAGAGAAGGTCGGAGgcaaggaaaagaagaaggagaagatgatCAAGGTGGACGACTTCATGCCCATCTTCGCCCAGGTCAAGAAAGACAAGGATGCCGGCTCCTTCGAAGACTTCATGGAGGTGCTCAAGCTGTACGACAAATCTGAGAACGGCACCATGATGTACGCTGAACTGGAACACATCCTCCTGTCCCTTG gTGAGCGTCTCGAAAAGACCGAATTGGAACCCATTCTGAAAGAATGCTGCGACCCTGAGGATGAGGACGGTTTCATCCCATACGAAC CTTTCCTTGTGAAACTCTGCAAAGACATCAAGTAA
- the Mlc1 gene encoding myosin light chain 1 isoform X4: protein MDAFYIGDCLRALNLNPTLAVIEKVGGKEKKKEKMIKVDDFMPIFAQVKKDKDAGSFEDFMEVLKLYDKSENGTMMYAELEHILLSLGERLEKTELEPILKECCDPEDEDGFIPYEPFLVKLCKDIK, encoded by the exons ATGGACGCCTTCTACATTGGTGACTGTCTTCGAGCCCTGAACCTCAACCCCACCCTGGCTGTCATAGAGAAGGTCGGAGgcaaggaaaagaagaaggagaagatgatCAAGGTGGACGACTTCATGCCCATCTTCGCCCAGGTCAAGAAAGACAAGGATGCCGGCTCCTTCGAAGACTTCATGGAGGTGCTCAAGCTGTACGACAAATCTGAGAACGGCACCATGATGTACGCTGAACTGGAACACATCCTCCTGTCCCTTG gTGAGCGTCTCGAAAAGACCGAATTGGAACCCATTCTGAAAGAATGCTGCGACCCTGAGGATGAGGACGGTTTCATCCCATACGAAC CTTTCCTTGTGAAACTCTGCAAAGACATCAAGTAA